Proteins encoded by one window of Micromonospora coxensis:
- the hpt gene encoding hypoxanthine phosphoribosyltransferase, whose protein sequence is MADGSWYDADIDHVIISEAQIREKTAELAKQVSADYAGVEDGLLLVCVLKGAVMFMADFARALGRHGPPAELEFMAVSSYGQGTTSSGVVRILKDLDRDIAGRHVVVVEDIVDSGLTLSWLLRYLESRSAASVEVVALFRKPDAVKVPVPVKYVGFDIPTEFVVGYGLDFGERYRELPYVGVLKPEVYARA, encoded by the coding sequence ATGGCTGACGGCTCCTGGTACGACGCCGACATCGATCACGTGATCATCTCCGAGGCGCAGATCCGCGAGAAGACCGCGGAGCTGGCCAAGCAGGTCTCGGCGGACTACGCCGGCGTCGAGGACGGACTCCTGCTCGTCTGCGTGCTCAAGGGCGCGGTCATGTTCATGGCCGACTTCGCCCGGGCGCTCGGCCGACACGGCCCGCCGGCCGAACTGGAGTTCATGGCCGTCTCCTCGTACGGCCAGGGCACCACCTCCTCCGGCGTGGTCCGCATCCTCAAGGACCTGGACCGGGACATCGCCGGCCGGCACGTGGTCGTGGTGGAGGACATCGTCGACTCCGGCCTGACCCTCTCCTGGCTGCTGCGCTACCTGGAGTCCCGCTCGGCGGCCAGCGTCGAGGTGGTCGCCCTGTTCCGCAAGCCGGACGCGGTGAAGGTCCCCGTCCCGGTGAAGTACGTCGGCTTCGACATCCCGACCGAGTTCGTCGTCGGCTACGGCCTCGACTTCGGTGAGCGGTACCGCGAGCTGCCGTACGTCGGCGTGCTCAAGCCCGAGGTCTACGCCCGGGCCTGA
- a CDS encoding GlxA family transcriptional regulator, with protein MLHTVAVVALDGVATFELGVLAEVFGTDRTADGFPAYRFRVCGPDGAPVRTSSGFQLTPHTDLSAVEDADLVAVPAHQHGTTAPACVLDALRRAAERGAYLFSVCSGAFLLGEAGLLDGRECTTHWRYVDELQRRHPTARVKCDSLYVQDGKLLTSAGTAAGIDACLHLIRQEHGSATATRLARRMVVPPHRDGGQSQYVEAPIPKAPEAPTLEPVLEWLMGHLDRPTTVEELAGRAGMSPRTFARRFRAETGTTPHDWLTNQRVLLARRLLEDTALTVEAVADRAGFGDAAALRHHFSRRIGTTPHAYRTTFRDRVAAH; from the coding sequence ATGCTGCACACCGTCGCCGTCGTCGCCCTGGACGGGGTCGCCACCTTCGAACTCGGCGTGCTCGCCGAGGTCTTCGGCACCGACCGCACGGCCGACGGGTTCCCCGCCTACCGCTTCCGGGTGTGCGGCCCCGACGGCGCGCCGGTGCGCACCTCCTCCGGCTTCCAGCTGACCCCGCACACCGACCTCTCCGCCGTCGAGGACGCCGACCTGGTCGCCGTCCCCGCCCACCAGCACGGCACCACCGCCCCCGCGTGCGTGCTCGACGCGCTGCGCCGGGCCGCCGAGCGGGGGGCGTACCTGTTCAGCGTCTGCTCGGGCGCCTTCCTGCTCGGCGAGGCCGGGCTGCTCGACGGCCGGGAGTGCACCACCCACTGGCGGTACGTCGACGAGTTGCAACGCCGGCACCCGACCGCGCGGGTGAAGTGCGACTCGCTCTACGTCCAGGACGGCAAGCTGCTCACCAGCGCCGGCACGGCGGCCGGCATCGACGCCTGCCTGCACCTGATCCGCCAGGAGCACGGCTCGGCCACGGCCACCCGGCTCGCCCGCCGGATGGTGGTCCCGCCGCACCGCGACGGCGGGCAGTCCCAGTACGTCGAGGCCCCCATCCCGAAGGCCCCCGAGGCGCCCACCCTGGAGCCGGTGCTGGAGTGGCTGATGGGACACCTGGACCGGCCCACCACCGTGGAGGAGCTGGCCGGCCGGGCCGGCATGTCACCGCGCACCTTCGCCCGACGGTTCCGGGCCGAGACCGGCACCACCCCGCACGACTGGCTCACCAACCAGCGGGTGCTGCTGGCGCGGCGGCTGCTGGAGGACACCGCGCTGACCGTGGAGGCGGTCGCCGACCGGGCCGGCTTCGGCGACGCCGCCGCCCTGCGCCACCACTTCAGCCGCCGGATCGGCACCACCCCGCACGCGTACCGCACCACGTTCCGGGACCGCGTCGCCGCCCACTGA
- a CDS encoding FtsK/SpoIIIE domain-containing protein yields MDTVAGPKGRTSRAAALHRRAAATVAAAAGVLDETRPAPADQRRQYELADRLRTAAALVAPGWAGAPLDTLPPDTPAGEQNPPFVRVGTAAPLDDARFPALVPLLGAGHLTLDVDAREPRAVGLLRAVLLRLLAATPAGCLLVRAVDGAGAKDTFAPFAALADAGLLPPPAVDVGGLRTVLTEAEQWVSPGTGRPRRHDRTLLLMVAGLPEQTTSSDLDRIEALAEAGRAAGLHLVVAGWPPATRRPLPQATRLELRTAYALLGDPPGSPFSGPGADSPGGLNSPVFVDEDPGPELVGTVCRRLAEQVEAGSRLDLTELLPAETEPLWSASSTSGLSTTVGDANGRPVTVGFTELTPHWLVSGRSDAGRAAFLTNALLGLAARYGPDELALYLVDLSDNESFVEFLQTERDRSWVPQVRAAAMAADPEYVRDLFDQLGAEARRREEAGVRAGGQRFAELREHQALPRIVCVIDNFPLLLADRDPVAADVLARLDGLARAGRAYGVHLVLSGVGDLGIGSGAAPRDSVLGQFPVRVALSGGGAVLMPTNDAAAGLAVGSAVVNTAGGLGGPRGATRGHERLVRFPDPHDEPRTVERLRHRLFEARPEDATPPVVFAGWARPLLRNDPRMRAAVAGRAGGVEALLGRAVDVARTTVAVPLGPVAGRNLAVLGPGTEAARLLVTAVRSTAAHHPPGTARFVLAPLADGSAAPAERLAAELADRHRVETVDGAGLLAALDGDGPAYLVVFGLDLAKPAELPVDRLRTLLRDGPPAGTHLMGWWRTVPPFAALLEPEGEVDKLAAVAVVDVPGAMLGAVFGRPVSWRPRPGRAVLWDGPGERGTVLVPFADEEERA; encoded by the coding sequence GTGGACACGGTGGCCGGTCCGAAGGGTCGTACGAGCCGTGCCGCCGCCCTGCACCGGCGGGCCGCCGCCACGGTCGCCGCGGCGGCCGGTGTGCTCGACGAGACCCGACCGGCCCCCGCCGACCAGCGCCGGCAGTACGAGCTGGCCGACCGGCTCCGGACGGCGGCCGCCCTGGTCGCCCCGGGCTGGGCGGGCGCTCCGCTGGACACGCTGCCCCCGGACACTCCGGCCGGCGAGCAGAACCCGCCCTTCGTCCGGGTCGGCACGGCCGCCCCGCTGGACGACGCCCGCTTCCCCGCCCTGGTGCCACTGCTCGGCGCCGGGCACCTGACGCTCGACGTCGACGCCCGGGAGCCGAGGGCGGTTGGGCTGCTCCGGGCCGTACTGCTGCGGTTGCTGGCGGCGACGCCGGCCGGTTGCCTGCTGGTCCGCGCGGTGGACGGGGCAGGCGCGAAGGACACGTTCGCCCCGTTCGCGGCCCTGGCCGACGCCGGCCTGCTACCACCGCCGGCGGTGGACGTGGGTGGGCTGCGGACGGTGCTCACCGAGGCCGAGCAGTGGGTGTCGCCCGGCACCGGCCGTCCCCGCCGGCACGACCGGACGCTGCTGCTGATGGTCGCCGGGCTGCCGGAGCAGACGACGTCGAGCGACCTGGACCGGATCGAGGCGCTGGCCGAGGCGGGCCGGGCGGCCGGGCTGCACCTGGTGGTCGCGGGCTGGCCACCGGCCACCCGCCGGCCGCTGCCGCAGGCCACCCGGCTGGAGCTGCGCACCGCGTACGCGCTGCTGGGCGACCCGCCGGGGAGCCCGTTCAGCGGGCCCGGCGCGGACTCCCCCGGCGGACTGAACTCGCCGGTCTTCGTGGACGAGGACCCCGGGCCGGAGCTGGTCGGGACGGTCTGCCGCCGGTTGGCCGAGCAGGTCGAGGCGGGGTCCCGGCTGGACCTGACGGAACTGCTCCCGGCGGAGACGGAACCGCTGTGGAGCGCCTCCTCCACGAGCGGGCTCTCCACCACGGTCGGCGACGCCAACGGGCGGCCGGTGACCGTCGGCTTCACCGAGCTTACCCCGCACTGGCTGGTCAGCGGCCGGTCGGACGCGGGCCGCGCGGCGTTCCTGACCAACGCGCTGCTCGGGCTCGCCGCCCGGTACGGCCCGGACGAGCTGGCCCTCTACCTGGTGGACCTCAGCGACAACGAGTCCTTCGTGGAGTTCCTGCAGACCGAGCGGGACCGGTCCTGGGTGCCGCAGGTGCGCGCCGCCGCGATGGCGGCCGACCCGGAGTACGTCCGGGATCTCTTCGACCAGTTGGGGGCGGAGGCCCGTCGCCGCGAGGAGGCCGGTGTCCGGGCCGGTGGCCAGCGCTTCGCCGAGCTGCGGGAGCACCAGGCGCTGCCTCGGATCGTCTGCGTGATCGACAACTTCCCGTTGCTGCTGGCCGACCGGGACCCGGTCGCCGCCGACGTGCTGGCGCGACTGGACGGGCTGGCCCGGGCCGGGCGCGCGTACGGCGTCCACCTGGTGCTGTCCGGCGTGGGTGACCTGGGCATCGGATCCGGGGCGGCGCCCCGGGACTCGGTGCTGGGGCAGTTCCCCGTCCGGGTGGCGCTCTCCGGCGGCGGCGCGGTGCTGATGCCGACGAACGACGCGGCGGCCGGCCTGGCGGTGGGCAGCGCGGTGGTGAACACCGCCGGTGGCCTGGGCGGGCCACGGGGCGCCACCCGGGGGCACGAGCGGCTGGTCCGCTTCCCCGACCCGCACGACGAGCCGAGGACCGTCGAGCGGCTGCGGCACCGGCTCTTCGAGGCCCGTCCCGAGGACGCCACCCCGCCGGTGGTCTTCGCCGGCTGGGCCCGGCCGCTGCTGCGCAACGATCCCCGGATGCGGGCCGCGGTGGCCGGTCGGGCCGGTGGCGTCGAGGCGCTGCTCGGCCGGGCAGTGGACGTGGCCCGGACCACGGTCGCCGTCCCGCTCGGCCCGGTGGCCGGGCGCAACCTGGCCGTGCTCGGTCCGGGCACGGAGGCGGCCCGGCTGCTGGTGACCGCCGTCCGCAGCACCGCCGCGCACCACCCGCCGGGCACCGCCCGGTTCGTGCTCGCGCCGCTGGCCGACGGCTCCGCCGCGCCGGCCGAGCGGCTGGCGGCCGAACTGGCCGACCGGCACCGGGTGGAGACGGTGGACGGTGCGGGTCTGCTGGCAGCGCTGGACGGCGACGGGCCGGCGTACCTGGTGGTGTTCGGGTTGGACCTGGCCAAGCCGGCGGAGCTGCCGGTCGACCGGCTGCGGACGCTGCTGCGCGACGGGCCGCCGGCCGGGACGCACCTGATGGGTTGGTGGCGCACGGTGCCGCCGTTCGCCGCGCTGCTCGAACCGGAGGGCGAGGTGGACAAGTTGGCCGCGGTCGCCGTGGTGGACGTGCCGGGGGCGATGCTGGGCGCGGTCTTCGGCCGGCCGGTGTCGTGGCGGCCCCGCCCGGGCCGGGCGGTGCTCTGGGACGGTCCGGGCGAGCGGGGCACGGTGCTGGTGCCCTTCGCCGACGAGGAGGAACGGGCATGA
- the folE gene encoding GTP cyclohydrolase I FolE, with protein sequence MAASSTEPGDEALDYVAARLISGKLTGRPVEDTMDLARIEKAVREILIAVGEDPDRDGLQQTPARVARAYAELFAGLRVDPAQVLSTTFEANHEELVLVRDIDVMSLCEHHLLPFRGSAHIGYIPGPDGRITGLSKLARLVEVFARRPQVQERLTSQIADLLMSKLQPRGVVVVLECEHMCMAMRGIQKSGAKTITSAVRGTLQHDPKSRAEAMALIIPR encoded by the coding sequence CTGGCCGCCTCGTCCACCGAGCCCGGTGACGAGGCGCTCGACTACGTCGCCGCCCGGCTGATCAGCGGCAAGCTCACCGGCCGTCCGGTCGAGGACACGATGGACCTCGCCCGGATCGAGAAGGCGGTCCGCGAGATCCTCATCGCGGTCGGCGAGGACCCGGACCGCGACGGCCTCCAGCAGACCCCGGCCCGGGTCGCCCGGGCGTACGCGGAACTCTTCGCCGGCCTGCGGGTCGACCCGGCCCAGGTGCTCAGCACCACCTTCGAGGCCAACCACGAGGAACTGGTCCTGGTCCGGGACATCGACGTGATGAGCCTCTGCGAGCACCACCTGCTGCCGTTCCGGGGCAGCGCCCACATCGGCTACATCCCCGGCCCGGACGGCCGGATCACCGGCCTGTCCAAGCTGGCCCGGCTGGTCGAGGTCTTCGCCCGCCGGCCCCAGGTGCAGGAGCGGCTCACCTCGCAGATCGCCGACCTGCTGATGAGCAAGCTGCAACCGCGCGGCGTCGTCGTGGTGCTGGAGTGCGAGCACATGTGCATGGCGATGCGCGGCATCCAGAAGAGCGGCGCGAAGACGATCACCTCGGCGGTGCGGGGCACCCTCCAGCACGACCCGAAGTCGCGGGCCGAGGCGATGGCCCTGATCATCCCCCGCTGA
- a CDS encoding transposase: MARQSKYPEEFRRQAAALVLDSGRTIRDVGRELGVNHETLRNWVAQLRQERDGGQSSSLLSDDERAELLRLRRQVAQLELEKEILKKAAVFFARETER, encoded by the coding sequence TTGGCTCGACAGAGCAAGTACCCCGAGGAGTTCCGGCGTCAGGCCGCGGCGCTGGTGCTGGATTCCGGCCGCACGATCCGTGACGTGGGCAGGGAGTTGGGGGTCAACCACGAGACGCTGCGCAACTGGGTGGCCCAACTGCGCCAGGAACGCGACGGCGGCCAGTCGTCGTCGCTGCTCAGCGACGATGAGCGTGCCGAGCTGCTGCGGTTGCGGCGGCAGGTGGCCCAGTTGGAGCTGGAGAAGGAGATCTTGAAAAAAGCCGCGGTCTTCTTCGCACGCGAGACGGAGCGGTGA
- a CDS encoding MraY family glycosyltransferase: MARARARIAALLLVLGVLAGATISWPVVGATAAAAAPPAAQAQAQAQAQAELCSTEEWQADFRACVARLQDVGAARAECLDAPTPDTPDAGLAGWFAGEPPGPAGGFPGRYSLYGYAGYSYDTYDLGCGASVLHADYKFTTTVANGEFMIATAVIGASNAVRERAWDPRSMWDWADPLVEKATKAVYQKVFSVFGIITLCVVGLYLLWRSRQSDMSNAMTTAGWALLVMVAVTALAAWPVKSASIADGTLITSLGVVHDAVGPQTKEPGPGRCIDPNNPDRCKDLRSPAVRASDTVTETMLYRNWLRGVLGSADSDTAKKYGPALYDARSLTWGEARSIRANPARRTAVIEAKQQQWMKVAEQIKNEDPEAYEYLQGTRDMDRIGSGFIAVLAALLFAMFDLTASLLVLLGFLIFRWAVIAAPILGTIGLLRPASAGLRRLGNAVVAAVFNIAIFGTGAAIYLFAVDLIMSTPTLPGWLQVVLVWLCGVVGWLLLRPYRRITQLGGKDSSEAVSSAGSWHRRFFRDMRTAARLDVAEPGGTAEPALARRRGAALEPPRLRPEARREDPSHSATPEVRERPDGRERPDETDPPEQRRSSGGATTAPRQRRQPASWTEPDVPEEAPSFVVYRPDSAERTPAPRPSPRVRSEAR, translated from the coding sequence ATGGCGAGGGCCCGGGCACGGATCGCGGCGCTCCTCCTCGTGCTCGGCGTACTCGCCGGCGCCACGATCTCCTGGCCGGTGGTCGGCGCGACAGCGGCGGCCGCCGCTCCGCCGGCGGCGCAGGCGCAGGCGCAGGCGCAGGCGCAGGCGGAACTGTGCAGCACAGAGGAGTGGCAGGCGGACTTCCGTGCCTGCGTCGCCAGGCTCCAGGACGTGGGGGCGGCTCGCGCGGAGTGTCTCGATGCACCGACTCCGGACACTCCCGACGCTGGCCTCGCCGGTTGGTTCGCCGGTGAACCGCCTGGTCCGGCGGGAGGCTTCCCTGGCCGATACAGCCTCTACGGGTACGCGGGCTACAGCTACGACACGTACGACCTCGGCTGCGGCGCCTCGGTGCTCCACGCGGACTACAAGTTCACCACCACTGTCGCCAACGGTGAATTCATGATCGCCACTGCGGTCATCGGTGCCTCCAACGCTGTTCGTGAACGTGCGTGGGACCCACGCTCGATGTGGGACTGGGCCGATCCACTCGTGGAGAAGGCGACCAAAGCTGTCTACCAGAAGGTGTTCAGCGTCTTCGGCATCATCACGCTCTGCGTGGTCGGCCTCTACCTGCTCTGGCGCTCCCGGCAGTCAGACATGAGCAACGCAATGACCACTGCCGGATGGGCGCTACTGGTCATGGTGGCGGTGACGGCCCTCGCCGCCTGGCCGGTCAAGTCCGCGAGCATCGCCGACGGCACTCTCATCACCTCGCTCGGCGTCGTACACGACGCGGTGGGTCCTCAGACAAAGGAGCCGGGGCCTGGACGCTGCATCGACCCCAACAATCCGGACCGATGCAAGGATCTCCGGTCCCCTGCGGTCCGTGCGAGTGACACCGTGACCGAGACGATGCTCTACCGCAACTGGCTCCGTGGAGTGTTGGGCTCTGCCGACAGCGATACGGCGAAGAAGTACGGTCCTGCCCTGTACGACGCCCGATCTCTGACATGGGGTGAGGCCAGGTCGATCCGCGCCAACCCCGCCAGGCGTACGGCGGTGATCGAGGCCAAGCAGCAGCAGTGGATGAAGGTCGCCGAGCAGATCAAGAACGAAGACCCCGAGGCGTACGAGTATCTCCAAGGTACGCGGGACATGGACCGGATCGGGTCCGGTTTCATCGCGGTGCTGGCGGCGCTGCTCTTCGCCATGTTCGACCTGACCGCGTCGCTGCTGGTGCTGCTCGGGTTCCTGATCTTCCGGTGGGCGGTCATCGCCGCGCCGATCCTCGGCACGATCGGTCTGCTCCGGCCGGCCAGCGCCGGTCTGCGCCGGCTCGGCAACGCGGTCGTCGCCGCCGTGTTCAACATCGCCATCTTCGGCACCGGCGCGGCGATCTACCTCTTCGCGGTCGACCTGATCATGAGCACACCCACCCTGCCGGGCTGGCTCCAGGTCGTGCTGGTCTGGCTCTGCGGCGTGGTCGGTTGGCTGCTGCTGCGCCCGTACCGGCGGATCACCCAGCTCGGCGGGAAGGACAGCAGCGAGGCGGTCAGCTCGGCCGGTTCGTGGCACCGCCGCTTCTTCCGGGACATGCGCACCGCCGCCCGGCTCGACGTGGCCGAACCCGGTGGCACCGCCGAGCCGGCCCTCGCCCGTCGGCGCGGGGCGGCGCTGGAGCCGCCGAGGCTCCGCCCGGAGGCCCGCCGAGAGGACCCGTCGCACTCCGCCACGCCGGAGGTCCGGGAACGGCCCGACGGCCGCGAGCGCCCCGACGAGACCGACCCGCCGGAGCAGCGGCGTAGCTCGGGCGGGGCCACCACCGCCCCGCGCCAGCGCCGCCAGCCGGCGAGCTGGACCGAGCCGGACGTGCCGGAGGAGGCGCCGTCGTTCGTGGTCTACCGGCCCGACTCCGCCGAGCGGACGCCGGCCCCCAGGCCGAGCCCTCGCGTACGCTCCGAGGCTCGGTGA
- a CDS encoding Rv0361 family membrane protein, translating into MQPPAGSQVSRVPAQRTPPDQLAPPAVAPAPPPKPRRTRTVLSVVAGVLALLCLGGAVIGYVLYDRATTPDRSAPDVVVINYLQAMLVARDDNKANLFTCSGPLPPINDFRNQMAEREQELNTAFSINIEDVVVTNTSPASATVLVVIRRSATVDGLQQSLTDRWRFEVSDRQEGWRVCSAALA; encoded by the coding sequence GTGCAGCCCCCCGCCGGTTCCCAGGTCTCCCGCGTACCGGCGCAGCGGACCCCGCCGGACCAGCTGGCGCCCCCTGCGGTCGCCCCGGCGCCGCCGCCGAAGCCCCGCCGGACCCGCACCGTCCTCAGTGTGGTGGCGGGGGTGTTGGCGCTGCTCTGCCTCGGTGGTGCGGTGATCGGCTACGTGCTGTACGACCGCGCGACGACGCCCGACCGGAGCGCGCCGGACGTGGTGGTCATCAATTATCTACAAGCCATGCTGGTGGCCAGGGACGACAACAAAGCAAACTTGTTTACCTGCTCCGGCCCGCTGCCGCCTATCAATGACTTCCGGAATCAGATGGCGGAGAGAGAGCAGGAGTTGAACACTGCCTTCTCCATCAACATCGAAGACGTCGTGGTCACCAATACCAGCCCCGCGTCGGCCACCGTACTGGTCGTCATCAGAAGGAGCGCCACCGTTGACGGGCTGCAGCAGAGCCTGACTGACAGATGGCGATTCGAGGTGTCGGACCGGCAGGAGGGATGGCGGGTCTGTTCGGCGGCACTCGCCTAG
- a CDS encoding IS3 family transposase, with the protein MYRFIAAEKTTYPVRLLCRLLGVGHSAFYDWVRQGRQRAAERERHDQQRVEVTRQAWSEHRGVYGARRLTAELHERGHRWNRKAVARLMRLAGIEGAHRRRRGKPRRKAASTATAPDLVQRQFTATAPNRLWVADISYLRTWEGFLYLAVVVDAYSRRVVGWAMADHLRTELILDAVGMAIQHRRPARDQVIHHSDRGTQYTSFEFGRTLRSCGVLASMGSVADCYDNALAETFFATLKTELVYTRAWPSRHELEMEVFSYIEGFYNPRRRHSRLGNVSPDTYEKIHHESLTDIEVSGP; encoded by the coding sequence GTGTATCGGTTCATCGCCGCGGAGAAGACCACCTACCCGGTCCGTCTGCTCTGCCGGCTCCTCGGCGTCGGCCACAGCGCCTTCTACGACTGGGTTCGACAGGGACGCCAACGCGCCGCCGAGCGGGAACGCCACGACCAGCAGCGCGTCGAGGTCACCCGGCAGGCGTGGTCGGAGCACCGCGGCGTCTACGGCGCCCGACGGCTCACCGCCGAGCTACACGAACGCGGCCACCGATGGAACCGCAAGGCGGTTGCGAGGCTGATGCGGCTGGCTGGCATCGAGGGCGCCCACCGACGCCGGCGCGGCAAGCCCCGCCGCAAGGCCGCGTCCACGGCGACCGCGCCGGACCTGGTCCAGCGGCAGTTCACCGCGACCGCCCCGAATCGGCTCTGGGTCGCCGACATCTCCTACCTGCGCACATGGGAAGGATTCCTCTACCTCGCCGTCGTGGTCGACGCCTACTCCCGCCGCGTCGTGGGTTGGGCGATGGCCGATCACCTGCGCACCGAGCTGATCCTCGACGCCGTCGGCATGGCCATCCAGCACCGCCGACCCGCCCGCGACCAGGTCATCCACCACTCGGACCGCGGGACGCAGTACACGTCGTTCGAGTTCGGCCGCACCCTGCGCTCCTGCGGCGTGCTCGCCTCGATGGGCTCCGTGGCCGACTGCTACGACAACGCCCTGGCCGAGACGTTCTTCGCCACCTTGAAGACCGAGCTGGTCTACACCCGCGCCTGGCCCAGCCGACACGAGCTGGAGATGGAGGTCTTCTCCTACATCGAAGGCTTCTACAACCCTCGCCGCCGGCACAGCCGTCTGGGTAACGTCAGCCCCGACACCTACGAGAAGATCCACCACGAGTCCTTAACAGACATCGAGGTGTCCGGCCCATAG
- the ftsH gene encoding ATP-dependent zinc metalloprotease FtsH — protein MERTRFFRRPVVWIILVILGAVVLSQLFTAGPSYHRVDTSVALDQLNTGTPKIKKVVFQDKEQTLQLDLAEKTKFGDTTTDRIEAQFPYEVGDDVWNEVLEAKAANRVTGPADAKVSSDSIWVSLLVNLLPIALLVLLLIFFMSQMQGGGSRVLNFGKSKAKMITKDTPKTTFADVAGAEEAVEELHEIKDFLQNPAKYQALGAKIPKGVLLFGPPGTGKTLLARAVAGEAGVPFYSISGSDFVEMFVGVGASRVRDLFEQAKANAPAIVFVDEIDAVGRHRGAGMGGGHDEREQTLNQLLVEMDGFDTKGGVILIAATNRPDILDPALLRPGRFDRQIPVDAPDMEGRKAILRVHAKGKPFTPDVDLDSVARRTPGFSGADLANVINEAALLTARKEQRAITNDSLEESIDRVIAGPQRRTRVMSDQEKKITAYHEGGHALVAWALPHAAPVHKVTILSRGRSLGHTLVLPTEDKYTQTRAEMIDTLAYALGGRAAEELVFHEPTTGAGNDIEKATQLARAMITQYGMSSKLGAIKYGTSGDEPFLGRNMGHERDYSDVVAAEIDGEMRALIELAHDEAWEILVEYRDVLDNMVLELMEKETLSTADMARICARVVKRPPMAPYNGFGKRQPSTEPPVLTPAEKEKLKAQAQADGASVGGSSNNSDGTH, from the coding sequence ATGGAACGTACGCGTTTCTTCCGCCGACCGGTGGTCTGGATCATCCTGGTCATCCTCGGCGCCGTTGTGCTCAGTCAGCTGTTCACCGCTGGTCCCAGCTACCACCGGGTGGACACTTCCGTTGCGCTCGACCAGCTCAACACCGGCACGCCCAAGATCAAGAAGGTCGTCTTCCAGGACAAGGAGCAGACGCTCCAGCTCGACCTGGCCGAGAAGACCAAGTTCGGTGACACCACCACCGACCGGATCGAGGCCCAGTTCCCGTACGAGGTCGGCGACGACGTCTGGAACGAGGTCCTGGAGGCCAAGGCGGCGAACCGGGTCACCGGCCCGGCCGACGCCAAGGTGTCGTCCGACAGCATCTGGGTGAGCCTGCTGGTCAACCTGCTCCCGATCGCCCTGCTGGTGCTCCTGCTGATCTTCTTCATGTCGCAGATGCAGGGCGGCGGCTCCCGGGTGCTCAACTTCGGCAAGTCCAAGGCGAAGATGATCACCAAGGACACGCCGAAGACCACCTTCGCCGACGTGGCCGGGGCCGAGGAGGCCGTCGAGGAGCTGCACGAGATCAAGGACTTCCTGCAGAACCCGGCGAAGTACCAGGCCCTGGGCGCCAAGATCCCGAAGGGCGTGCTGCTCTTCGGCCCGCCCGGCACCGGTAAGACGCTGCTGGCCCGCGCCGTCGCCGGCGAGGCCGGGGTGCCGTTCTACTCGATCTCCGGCTCCGACTTCGTCGAGATGTTCGTCGGTGTCGGCGCCAGCCGGGTCCGCGACCTCTTCGAGCAGGCCAAGGCGAACGCCCCGGCGATCGTCTTCGTCGACGAGATCGACGCCGTCGGCCGCCACCGCGGCGCCGGCATGGGCGGCGGTCACGACGAGCGCGAGCAGACCCTCAACCAGCTCCTCGTCGAGATGGACGGCTTCGACACCAAGGGCGGGGTCATCCTGATCGCCGCCACGAACCGGCCCGACATCCTCGACCCGGCGCTGCTGCGCCCGGGCCGCTTCGACCGGCAGATCCCGGTCGACGCCCCCGACATGGAGGGCCGCAAGGCCATCCTGCGGGTGCACGCCAAGGGCAAGCCGTTCACCCCCGACGTCGACCTCGACTCGGTGGCCCGGCGCACCCCCGGCTTCTCCGGTGCCGACCTCGCCAACGTCATCAACGAGGCCGCGCTGCTCACCGCCCGTAAGGAGCAGCGGGCGATCACCAACGACTCGCTGGAGGAGTCGATCGACCGGGTGATCGCCGGTCCGCAGCGCCGGACCCGGGTGATGAGCGACCAGGAGAAGAAGATCACCGCGTACCACGAGGGTGGGCACGCGCTGGTCGCCTGGGCGCTGCCGCACGCCGCGCCGGTGCACAAGGTGACGATCCTGTCCCGGGGCCGCTCGCTGGGGCACACCCTGGTCCTGCCGACCGAGGACAAGTACACCCAGACCCGCGCCGAGATGATCGACACCCTGGCGTACGCGCTGGGCGGCCGGGCCGCCGAGGAGCTGGTCTTCCACGAGCCGACCACCGGCGCCGGCAACGACATCGAGAAGGCCACCCAGCTGGCCCGCGCGATGATCACGCAGTACGGCATGAGCTCCAAGCTCGGCGCGATCAAGTACGGCACCAGCGGGGACGAGCCGTTCCTCGGCCGCAACATGGGCCACGAGCGGGACTACTCCGACGTGGTCGCCGCCGAGATCGACGGCGAGATGCGGGCCCTGATCGAACTGGCCCACGACGAGGCCTGGGAGATCCTGGTGGAGTACCGGGACGTGCTGGACAACATGGTCCTGGAGCTGATGGAGAAGGAGACCCTCTCCACCGCCGACATGGCCCGGATCTGCGCCCGGGTGGTGAAGCGCCCGCCGATGGCCCCGTACAACGGCTTCGGCAAGCGTCAGCCCTCCACCGAGCCGCCGGTGCTCACCCCCGCCGAGAAGGAGAAGCTGAAGGCGCAGGCGCAGGCCGACGGCGCCTCCGTCGGTGGCTCCTCGAACAACTCGGACGGTACGCACTGA